The Astyanax mexicanus isolate ESR-SI-001 chromosome 7, AstMex3_surface, whole genome shotgun sequence genome has a window encoding:
- the map10 gene encoding microtubule-associated protein 10 — protein sequence MAGTPETLFFFEVFVDYVRFNGAGKVDKVKPAVGVRFLDFPTLLIYSSEDHNFLSKTSSDKRLSSSCASSPTGEESVAFCFKKGKSCLFKISLDALHTHLSSTPVYTMLLDVGGDDVPKLIGSSFMSLAKLTASIKLDVEKHGIWTPAAYGENRINCLLNLMGERIGTISLACKLVSLAASSIPNITKRNLELSTGSETNPTKSAIAEENLNNKMSVDKFQPPHPENSTVTSTYVQQPLCINKHPVLSETSKTNKLHISSVCSQEEQHIKEYRASFHEVKSGGDQLCSTFCPPPLFYNSSRRNPQQLSAKSYQMVNTTAESLRMMDLTTKDCNNETCQMECVHRVKEEPKKSEEAGLHPSSGTLISQTEPTVLRDAIRQLPLLSTLLIELSHLNGQLQLQQPLPVQSAQEGFLGLMSAISPQTNVLQTALSLVQGPDHSITNRDLFAECTGRNTHGNSHVSSKSCISPFISTKKQPVGSKSHRELSHPKQKLRYGLTHSFRLRLRQIKPGLMRHHECMEKSKTRVIVNSQKKTSAKEDHTSASQSFSRDLEKCGQTTETDCLLPETAGLSHSQKSSMGKDFHNKRDKVHVQSAPGQHFDHSTYEKETDPFYLVQKSTDLQGSSESDVGNNGHYRPSHRSDSNSESSPEPCKYQDDFTSLDPTDGSPNPLSSPEPSRPQMTQISSGSSSLGSSSSVSSVHKSRPHPVPVKTQTSPKRSLKGTCMIKPVTAALSDSTPSGLSDDAKSRNSVHPHRNSESYRSFPESPTVSRKVESPMSDQANEIAPMKEQYVDKFQTSDEFMLESVSSTGPKEKMDKLSSLGFQNKYLPISKLVVNQLPGYTL from the coding sequence ATGGCAGGAACACCTGAAACTCTGTTTTTCTTCGAGGTTTTTGTGGATTATGTTCGATTCAATGGAGCTGGGAAAGTAGATAAAGTAAAACCTGCTGTTGGTGTGCGCTTCTTGGATTTCCCCACACTTTTGATTTACAGCTCAGAAGATCATAATTTCTTATCAAAAACGAGTTCTGATAAAAGACTCTCATCATCATGTGCATCTTCACCAACAGGAGAGGAAAGTGTTGCCTTTTGCTTCAAAAAAGGCAAGTCCTGCTTGTTTAAAATCAGTCTGGATGCTCTTCACACTCACCTATCCAGCACACCTGTCTACACCATGCTGCTGGAtgtagggggagatgatgttcctAAGCTAATTGGAAGTTCATTTATGTCTCTGGCAAAACTGACAGCCTCTATCAAACTTGACGTGGAAAAACATGGTATTTGGACGCCAGCAGCTTATGGAGAAAACAGGATTAATTGCCTTTTGAACCTTATGGGTGAAAGAATAGGAACTATATCCCTTGCCTGTAAACTGGTAAGTTTGGCGGCGAGTTCAATTCCAAATATAACTAAAAGAAATTTGGAATTAAGTACCGGTTCAGAAACAAACCCCACAAAATCGGCAATAGCTGAAGAGAATCTGAACAATAAAATGTCAGTGGATAAATTTCAACCACCACACCCTGAGAACAGCACAGTTACCTCCACTTATGTTCAGCAGCCATTGTGCATTAATAAGCACCCAGTGTTGTCTGAAACATCCAAAAcaaacaagctgcatatttcttCAGTCTGTTCCCAAGAAGAACAACACATAAAGGAATACAGAGCTTCGTTTCATGAAGTGAAGTCTGGTGGTGATCAGCTGTGCAGCACATTTTGTCCTCCTCCTCTGTTTTACAATTCCAGTAGGAGGAATCCACAACAGCTCTCTGCTAAAAGTTACCAGATGGTAAACACCACAGCGGAAAGTCTCAGGATGATGGATCTGACAACCAAAGACTGCAATAATGAGACTTGTCAAATGGAATGTGTCCATAGAGTTAAAGAGGAACCAAAGAAGAGTGAAGAGGCTGGTTTACATCCCAGTTCCGGGACACTGATTAGCCAAACTGAGCCCACTGTTCTCAGGGATGCTATTAGGCAGTTGCCTCTGCTCAGCACGCTTCTTATTGAACTCTCACATCTAAATGGACAGTTACAGTTGCAGCAACCACTGCCAGTTCAGTCTGCCCAAGAAGGCTTTCTTGGCCTTATGTCTGCAATAAGTCCACAAACTAATGTTCTCCAAACAGCTTTATCACTAGTTCAAGGACCTGATCACTCAATCACTAATAGAGACTTATTCGCTGAATGTACTGGTAGAAATACACATGGAAACTCTCATGTGTCTTCTAAAAGCTGCATATCACCTTTTATTTCTACAAAGAAACAACCAGTTGGTTCAAAAAGTCACCGGGAACTGTCACACCCCAAGCAAAAGCTTAGGTATGGTTTAACTCACAGTTTTCGCCTTCGCCTTAGACAGATCAAGCCAGGTTTGATGAGGCACCACGAATGCATGGAAAAGTCCAAAACTAGAGTAATAGTTaattcacagaaaaaaacatctgCCAAAGAGGATCATACATCAGCTAGCCAGAGTTTCAGCAGAGATTTGGAGAAATGTGGTCAAACAACTGAAACTGACTGTTTGCTACCTGAAACTGCTGGATTATCACATTCACAAAAGTCATCAATGGGAAAAGACTTCCACAATAAGAGAGATAAAGTCCATGTTCAGAGTGCACCTGGCCAGCATTTTGACCACAGTACCTACGAGAAAGAAACAGATCCATTTTATTTAGTTCAAAAAAGCACTGACTTGCAGGGCTCCAGTGAAAGTGATGTGGGAAATAACGGACACTACAGACCTTCTCACAGGTCAGACTCTAATAGCGAGAGTAGTCCAGAGCCATGTAAATACCAGGATGATTTCACCAGTTTGGACCCCACAGATGGATCACCTAACCCCCTCAGTAGCCCTGAACCATCCAGACCACAAATGACACAGATTTCCAGTGGCAGCTCCAGCTTAGGCAGCTCCAGCTCGGTCAGCTCTGTGCACAAAAGCAGACCTCACCCTGTTCCTGTTAAAACACAGACATCTCCAAAACGCTCTCTCAAAGGGACTTGCATGATAAAGCCTGTAACAGCTGCTCTCAGTGACAGTACACCATCAGGATTATCAGATGATGCTAAGAGCAGAAATTCTGTACATCCTCACAGAAATTCTGAATCATACAGGAGTTTCCCAGAGAGTCCCACAGTATCCAGGAAAGTTGAGTCCCCAATGAGTGACCAGGCTAATGAGATTGCACCAATGAAGGAACAGTATGTAGACAAGTTTCAAACCTCTGACGAATTTATGCTGGAGTCAGTATCCTCAACAGGCCCTAAGGAGAAGATGGATAAACTTAGTTCTTTAGGGTTTCAGAATAAATATCTACCCATCTCAAAACTGGTAGTCAACCAGCTCCCAGGCTATACACTATGA